The sequence ATTGTGCTAGGAAGTATACATATAGCTCCGATTAATATCGGAGCTTGTACTAATTAAGTGAATTTTCATTGTTGCAGAAGCGATTATCTTATTCAGTGTTGTATAAATCAGACTAATGACTACATTAGGTTAATTGATATGAGTAAATTGGTTTTATTTTCGGAAACAACAAGATAGAAATTTATGACCTCTTGAATGTCGGATAAGATATCCAAAGCTGAAGTAGTTCTGCTAAAAAAATGCCCTAAAAATGCGCTACCACCTTATTAAAACAACTCAAAAACGCACTTTGGGGGCTTCGGATTTCCCTGCTACCCAGGAGGTCGTCCCGCCGGGGCAGGAAGTCTCGTCGGCCCAAAAAAGTCATTCATTGTTTTACTCGGAAAGGGAAAGGCTAATTCCCAGATAATTCTTAATTTTACCTGCCGCAATAAAATTTTTCATTTACAAACTTATACTACGGAGCAAAACTTATGGACAAATCCGCTTTGAAAAAAGCTTACAAGGAATCTAAAAAGCCGATGGGCGTTTATTCGATCAAAAATAATTATAATCATAAATTATACCTCGGCGCGTCGGTCGATCCGGAAGCCAGAATTAACCGGCATAAAGCGGAATTGAGATTCGGCAGCCATAGGAATGCAGAGCTTCAAAATGCCTGGAAAAACGGCGGCGAATCCGCTCTGGAATTCGAAATTCTCGATCTACTCGAACAGAAAGAAGAAGTGGAAAATAATATTGAAGAAGAATTGCGGCTTCTTACGGAGATGTGGATTCAAAAATTGAAAGACGGCGATTATGAGATAATTCTTATTAATTAAGTATGAAAAAGAGACTGCTTAATTTGAGCAGTCTCTTTTTAATTCATCCTTCCAAACCAGTCCTGTTTAACCTTCTCGGCCCGGCTTCAATTACTTCCTTCGAACAGAATTTTTCGTATAATTTAAAATTATCGATGAATCTTGCTGCAAGTGCGTCGTACTTTTTCCAGAATTCTTCTTTATTGCCCCATGAACTTTCGGGATTTAATATTTCCGAAGGCACTCCGGGACAGCTTGTGGGCACTTCGAACCCGAAGAGTTTATCCTTGCGGTAATTAACATTGTCGAGTATGCCGTCGAGAGCCGCATTCAGCAAGTTGCGGGTGTGACGAATCGAAATTCGTTTGCCGA comes from Melioribacter roseus P3M-2 and encodes:
- a CDS encoding GIY-YIG nuclease family protein, encoding MDKSALKKAYKESKKPMGVYSIKNNYNHKLYLGASVDPEARINRHKAELRFGSHRNAELQNAWKNGGESALEFEILDLLEQKEEVENNIEEELRLLTEMWIQKLKDGDYEIILIN